In the Flavisolibacter tropicus genome, one interval contains:
- a CDS encoding peptidylprolyl isomerase, which yields MKKVFSFLLGLVGITSFATAQTQKAVADKIVGVVGDRIILYSDIKNAIADAARQGNPVPADAECQILEQALVSKLLMLQAEKDSLPVSDEEIEAELDQRIRYFINAYGSQQQLETIAGKTIYQIKDDARESVRENKLAQAMQRKIVESVRITPTEAKAYFDRIPKDSLPFFETEVEIGQIAVFPKASRDLEKYVIDELNNYKKQVEMRITSFDQLAKQYSEDPGSKDRGGQYQINRTEKTWDPAFLSAAFRLKEGEISPVIKSKFGYHIIQMVQRNGDDAIVKHILRVPPVTDAELAAGRSKLDSVRAKLIAGTLDFSTAAGRYSEDEAAKFSGPFITSKTTGSTYLTIDELDKDVVAQLDKLKLGEYSQPINFADERGKKGVRILYLKSRTEPHRMNMRDDYNKIATAALEEKKMQVLDKWMSNRISTHYIMVDPTIGNCQQLEKWKGAAKLATN from the coding sequence ATGAAAAAAGTTTTTTCCTTCTTGCTCGGACTTGTAGGTATTACATCTTTCGCTACCGCACAAACACAAAAAGCAGTAGCAGACAAGATTGTAGGTGTTGTGGGCGACCGGATTATTTTATACTCAGATATTAAAAATGCTATTGCCGATGCGGCCCGCCAGGGTAATCCAGTGCCAGCAGACGCTGAATGCCAGATATTAGAGCAAGCCTTGGTGTCGAAATTATTGATGCTGCAAGCTGAAAAAGATTCACTGCCTGTTTCAGACGAAGAAATAGAAGCCGAACTGGATCAGCGTATTCGCTACTTTATAAACGCCTATGGATCACAGCAGCAGCTGGAAACCATAGCTGGAAAAACTATTTACCAGATTAAAGACGATGCCCGCGAATCAGTAAGAGAGAACAAACTGGCACAAGCCATGCAGCGCAAGATCGTTGAAAGCGTACGCATTACTCCTACAGAAGCAAAAGCTTATTTTGACCGTATACCAAAAGATAGCCTGCCTTTCTTTGAGACAGAAGTGGAAATTGGCCAGATCGCTGTTTTCCCAAAAGCCTCTCGCGATCTTGAAAAATATGTAATTGACGAATTGAACAATTACAAGAAACAAGTAGAGATGCGTATCACTTCTTTTGATCAATTGGCAAAGCAATATTCTGAAGACCCCGGTTCTAAAGACAGAGGTGGGCAGTACCAGATCAATAGAACAGAAAAGACCTGGGATCCTGCATTTCTTTCTGCTGCATTCCGTTTAAAAGAAGGAGAGATCTCTCCAGTGATCAAATCCAAGTTTGGTTATCACATTATTCAAATGGTACAACGCAATGGAGATGACGCCATTGTAAAACATATTCTGCGTGTGCCTCCGGTCACGGATGCGGAACTGGCCGCAGGACGCTCTAAGTTAGACTCTGTACGCGCCAAGTTAATTGCCGGAACGCTTGACTTTAGCACTGCTGCCGGCCGCTACAGTGAAGATGAAGCAGCGAAGTTTTCCGGACCATTCATTACAAGTAAAACTACAGGCTCTACTTACCTGACCATTGACGAATTGGACAAGGATGTAGTGGCTCAACTAGATAAATTAAAATTGGGCGAGTACTCCCAGCCAATAAATTTTGCTGACGAAAGAGGCAAAAAAGGAGTGCGTATCTTATACCTGAAATCACGTACAGAGCCACACCGTATGAACATGCGTGATGACTATAATAAAATTGCAACAGCTGCTTTAGAAGAAAAGAAGATGCAGGTGTTGGACAAGTGGATGTCTAACCGCATCTCTACACACTACATCATGGTGGATCCTACCATTGGCAATTGTCAGCAATTGGAAAAATGGAAAGGTGCAGCAAAGCTGGCTACAAACTAG
- the infB gene encoding translation initiation factor IF-2: protein MAEVSTPRLMAAAKEFNIGKDTLVDFLVNKGFDKDELKPTAKLTEDMYRALQAEFQSDKVAKLKSEQIDLPKGAALDARKRKDEEEVHFRKEEKKAPVKKEEVAPAEPEVATPPPAPEPEPEPEVPAPVEVQAPPTPEPEPEVPQAPPEPVKEEPAVVKLETPGIEGPKVINKIDLSAIDSSTRPKKGITKKPAPAVQEPEVKAETPIPAPAPQPEPEVKPEPVEEAPAPEPEVIMPAAEAQPEVIEEPQQPVEEAPPVIENIQAEKLTGPKILGKIQLPVDSDTRPKLDEKRKRKRIPIEKKEVRPSGQQQGQQQGQGQAQTQAQQGQQQSGGGGGRFTVQRRPEGGQQQGGGRFGQGGGRFGQGQRQGGGFQRREDKQIDEKEIQRKIQETQAKLSGGTGRGGKSTKRLRRDKRHEMAEMAEGAEGSKLQVTEFISVSELANLMDVSFAEVISKCMSLGIMVSINQRLDAEVIELVASEFGYDVEFIDMEKQMEMEEVEEEDGDHEREPRSPIVTIMGHVDHGKTSLLDYIRSATVVAGEAGGITQHIGAYQVNLPNGKDITFLDTPGHEAFTAMRARGAKVTDIAVIVIAADDAIMPQTREAISHAQAAGVPMIFAINKIDKDGANPQKIYEQLAGMNLLVEEWGGKYQSQELSAKKGTNVDLLLEKILLEAEILDLKANPDREASGSIVEASLDKGRGYVATILVQNGTLNNGDIVVSGQHFGRVKAMFNERNKRVDEAGPSTPVLILGLNGAPQAGEKFKVYADEAEAKDIANRRAQILREQGMRAKKHITLDEIGRRLALGNFKELKVIIKGDVDGSVEALSDSLQKLSTQEILVSVIHKGVGQINESDVVLAEASDAVIIGFNVRPSMQANRLADGAGIQIKTYSVIYAAIDEIKSAMEGMLEPKVQEKIVANVEVREVYRFDKATVAGCFVLDGKISRNNKIRVIRDGIVEYPKGEGQNAELGSLKRYKDDAKDVQSGMECGLTVKNFNDIKVGDIIEAFELEEIKRTL from the coding sequence ATGGCAGAAGTATCAACACCCCGGTTAATGGCAGCCGCTAAAGAGTTCAACATCGGTAAAGACACGCTGGTGGACTTTTTGGTAAACAAAGGTTTCGACAAAGATGAGTTGAAGCCAACGGCCAAGTTGACCGAAGATATGTATAGGGCTTTGCAGGCTGAGTTCCAAAGCGATAAAGTAGCGAAGCTGAAAAGCGAGCAGATCGACTTGCCGAAAGGTGCAGCCCTCGATGCCCGTAAGCGGAAGGATGAAGAAGAGGTGCATTTCCGTAAAGAAGAAAAGAAAGCGCCTGTTAAAAAAGAAGAAGTAGCCCCTGCCGAACCAGAGGTTGCAACACCTCCGCCTGCTCCGGAACCAGAGCCTGAGCCTGAAGTTCCAGCTCCTGTAGAAGTACAGGCGCCACCTACTCCTGAACCAGAGCCTGAAGTGCCTCAAGCACCGCCAGAGCCTGTTAAAGAGGAGCCAGCTGTAGTTAAGTTGGAAACGCCTGGAATTGAAGGGCCTAAAGTGATCAATAAAATTGACCTGTCGGCTATAGATTCGTCAACACGCCCTAAAAAGGGTATAACGAAAAAGCCTGCGCCTGCAGTTCAAGAGCCTGAGGTAAAAGCAGAAACACCTATTCCTGCTCCTGCTCCGCAACCAGAGCCTGAAGTGAAGCCTGAACCGGTAGAAGAAGCGCCTGCTCCAGAACCAGAAGTTATTATGCCGGCAGCGGAAGCGCAGCCAGAAGTGATTGAAGAACCACAACAGCCTGTTGAAGAGGCTCCACCAGTAATAGAGAATATACAGGCTGAAAAGCTTACAGGGCCTAAGATCCTGGGTAAAATTCAATTGCCTGTAGACAGCGATACGCGTCCGAAATTGGATGAAAAGCGTAAACGCAAGCGCATTCCTATTGAAAAGAAAGAGGTACGCCCCAGCGGCCAGCAACAAGGTCAACAACAGGGGCAGGGCCAAGCCCAAACCCAAGCACAGCAAGGCCAGCAACAAAGTGGCGGCGGCGGTGGACGCTTTACTGTTCAGCGTAGACCAGAAGGTGGCCAGCAACAAGGTGGTGGTCGCTTTGGACAAGGCGGTGGCCGCTTTGGTCAAGGTCAGCGCCAAGGTGGTGGCTTCCAAAGACGCGAAGACAAACAAATCGACGAAAAAGAAATTCAACGGAAAATACAGGAAACACAAGCCAAACTTTCTGGTGGTACCGGCCGTGGTGGTAAGAGCACGAAAAGGCTTCGCCGCGACAAGCGCCACGAAATGGCTGAAATGGCAGAAGGAGCTGAAGGCAGCAAACTGCAGGTAACCGAGTTTATCTCAGTGAGCGAATTGGCTAACCTGATGGATGTTTCCTTTGCAGAGGTGATCAGTAAGTGTATGAGCTTGGGTATCATGGTGTCTATCAACCAGCGCCTGGATGCCGAGGTAATTGAACTGGTGGCAAGTGAGTTCGGGTATGATGTAGAGTTCATCGATATGGAGAAGCAAATGGAGATGGAGGAAGTAGAAGAGGAAGATGGTGATCACGAAAGGGAGCCTCGCTCGCCAATTGTAACCATCATGGGTCACGTAGACCATGGTAAAACTTCATTGCTTGACTACATCCGTAGCGCAACGGTAGTAGCTGGTGAAGCGGGTGGTATCACCCAGCACATTGGTGCCTACCAGGTAAACCTTCCGAATGGAAAAGATATTACCTTCTTAGATACGCCTGGTCACGAAGCCTTTACGGCCATGCGTGCCCGCGGTGCTAAGGTTACCGATATTGCTGTTATTGTAATTGCCGCTGATGATGCGATTATGCCACAAACACGTGAAGCCATCAGCCACGCACAGGCAGCCGGTGTACCAATGATATTTGCCATCAACAAAATTGATAAAGACGGCGCTAATCCACAAAAGATCTATGAGCAGCTAGCGGGTATGAACTTATTGGTGGAAGAGTGGGGTGGTAAGTATCAAAGCCAGGAATTATCGGCTAAGAAAGGTACCAACGTAGATCTGTTATTGGAGAAAATATTACTGGAAGCGGAAATTCTTGATCTGAAAGCCAACCCAGACCGTGAGGCTAGCGGTAGCATTGTTGAAGCTTCCTTGGATAAAGGTCGCGGTTACGTAGCTACCATCCTGGTACAGAATGGTACGCTGAATAATGGAGACATTGTAGTGAGTGGTCAACACTTTGGTCGTGTAAAAGCGATGTTCAACGAACGTAACAAACGTGTGGATGAAGCCGGACCATCAACTCCAGTACTGATCCTTGGCTTAAACGGTGCGCCACAAGCCGGTGAGAAGTTTAAAGTGTATGCGGATGAAGCAGAAGCAAAAGATATAGCTAACCGCCGTGCCCAGATCCTTCGTGAACAAGGTATGCGTGCGAAGAAGCACATTACCCTGGATGAGATCGGTCGCCGCTTAGCACTTGGAAACTTCAAAGAACTGAAAGTGATCATCAAAGGTGACGTGGACGGTTCAGTAGAAGCGTTGAGTGACTCTTTACAAAAACTTTCTACCCAGGAGATCCTGGTGAGTGTGATCCATAAAGGTGTAGGTCAGATCAACGAAAGTGACGTTGTACTGGCAGAAGCATCAGATGCGGTGATCATTGGATTTAACGTACGTCCGTCTATGCAGGCCAACCGCCTGGCAGATGGCGCCGGTATCCAGATCAAAACATACTCAGTAATCTACGCGGCTATTGATGAAATCAAGAGCGCGATGGAGGGTATGTTGGAGCCGAAAGTGCAGGAGAAGATCGTGGCCAATGTGGAAGTACGCGAAGTATACCGCTTTGATAAAGCTACCGTTGCCGGTTGTTTCGTGTTGGATGGAAAGATCAGCCGCAACAACAAGATCCGTGTTATTCGCGATGGTATCGTAGAATATCCAAAAGGCGAAGGTCAAAATGCTGAACTGGGCTCATTGAAGCGTTATAAAGACGATGCAAAAGATGTTCAGTCTGGTATGGAGTGCGGTTTGACAGTGAAGAACTTCAACGATATCAAAGTGGGCGACATCATCGAAGCCTTCGAATTGGAAGAGATCAAACGTACATTGTAA
- the nusA gene encoding transcription termination factor NusA yields MASINLIEAFQDFKDAENIDRPTLMRVVEDVFRTLIRKKYGSDETFDVIVNAEKGDLEIFRRRTVVDNDDVYNTLEEIEYKDAIKISPDYEVGEEVYEEVNLEEFGRRAILAAKQTLASRISDLKKNVLAKKYADRIGEIISAEVYQVWKKEILLLDEEGNELILPKSEQIPQDYFKKGENIRAVVKKVDMKNNSPVIILSRTSPDFLAKLLEIEVPEIFDGLIVIKRIVRDPGERAKVAVESYDDRIDPVGACVGMKGSRIHGIVRELKNENIDVINWTSNTQLLIQRALTPAKITTMELEQEEKHASVYLKPDQVSLAIGRRGVNIKLACELTGYDIDVYRDNEGQEEEFDIDLEEFSDEIEPWVIDELKRVGCDTARSVLELSAEELERRTDLEKETIQDVRKILQAEFEKG; encoded by the coding sequence ATGGCAAGTATCAATCTGATAGAGGCATTTCAGGATTTCAAGGATGCCGAAAACATTGACCGTCCTACGCTAATGCGTGTGGTTGAAGATGTATTCAGAACACTGATCCGGAAAAAATACGGTAGTGATGAAACCTTTGATGTGATCGTAAACGCAGAAAAAGGTGACTTGGAAATTTTCCGCCGTCGTACAGTTGTAGATAATGACGACGTGTATAATACCTTAGAGGAGATTGAATATAAAGATGCCATTAAAATTTCTCCCGACTATGAAGTAGGTGAGGAAGTATATGAAGAGGTAAACCTGGAAGAATTTGGCCGTCGCGCTATTTTGGCTGCTAAGCAAACCTTGGCTAGCCGTATCTCTGATTTGAAGAAGAACGTACTGGCTAAAAAATATGCCGACCGCATTGGTGAGATCATTAGTGCTGAGGTATACCAGGTGTGGAAAAAAGAGATTTTACTTTTGGATGAAGAAGGCAACGAATTAATCCTGCCTAAGAGCGAACAAATACCACAGGACTATTTTAAGAAGGGTGAAAATATCCGTGCTGTCGTGAAAAAGGTGGATATGAAAAATAATAGCCCTGTTATTATACTTTCCCGTACATCACCTGATTTCTTGGCAAAATTGTTGGAAATAGAAGTACCAGAAATCTTCGATGGCTTAATCGTTATTAAAAGGATCGTTCGCGACCCAGGTGAAAGAGCAAAAGTGGCTGTTGAATCTTACGACGATCGTATAGATCCGGTAGGAGCCTGTGTAGGTATGAAAGGTAGCCGTATCCATGGTATTGTACGTGAGTTAAAGAATGAGAATATTGACGTTATCAACTGGACCAGCAATACACAACTTTTAATTCAGCGGGCCTTAACGCCAGCTAAGATCACTACTATGGAACTGGAGCAGGAAGAGAAACACGCCAGTGTATATCTGAAACCTGACCAGGTGTCTTTAGCTATTGGTCGTCGTGGTGTAAACATCAAGCTGGCCTGTGAATTGACAGGTTATGATATAGACGTATACAGAGACAATGAGGGCCAGGAAGAAGAGTTTGATATTGACCTGGAAGAATTCAGCGATGAAATTGAACCTTGGGTCATTGATGAATTAAAACGCGTGGGTTGCGACACTGCAAGAAGCGTATTAGAGTTGAGCGCAGAAGAATTAGAGCGTAGAACTGACCTGGAAAAAGAAACCATCCAGGATGTTAGAAAGATCTTACAGGCAGAATTCGAAAAAGGATAA
- a CDS encoding ribosome maturation factor: MQTETQIQTITQMINGLLEQQPAHFLVEVRIKPTNNVKVFIDSDEGLPLSAIVSYNRALYKQLEESGLFPADDFSLEVSSPGLDEPLKNTRQYKKNIGRSVEVLLNDTSKKEGKLLEVSDAAIVMETEEGKGKKKVVNQETVLFTDIKATKIQVKF, translated from the coding sequence ATGCAAACAGAGACTCAAATTCAGACAATCACCCAAATGATCAACGGGTTGCTGGAACAGCAGCCGGCGCATTTTCTGGTGGAAGTGCGAATAAAACCTACTAACAATGTAAAGGTGTTTATTGATAGCGACGAAGGCTTACCTCTGTCTGCCATAGTAAGCTATAACCGGGCGCTGTACAAGCAATTAGAAGAAAGCGGACTTTTCCCGGCCGATGATTTCTCACTGGAAGTTTCTTCTCCGGGTTTAGATGAACCCCTGAAAAATACCCGTCAGTATAAGAAGAATATTGGGCGCTCTGTGGAGGTGCTGCTGAATGATACCTCAAAAAAAGAAGGAAAACTTTTAGAGGTAAGCGATGCGGCCATTGTGATGGAAACGGAAGAAGGAAAGGGCAAAAAGAAAGTAGTAAACCAGGAAACTGTATTATTTACTGATATAAAAGCAACAAAAATTCAAGTAAAGTTTTAA